The following proteins come from a genomic window of Polaribacter dokdonensis:
- a CDS encoding rhodanese-like domain-containing protein: MKTIVSFLLMSFFFLNCNTQEELSSISTNELKTLLQNDTIQLLDIRTPEEVKLGSIDKAKFANFFDDDFVQQVSTKFDIEKPIFIYCRSGNRSVKASKLLKPKGYVVINVLGGYNKWRAENK, translated from the coding sequence ATGAAAACTATCGTTAGTTTTTTATTAATGAGTTTCTTCTTTCTGAATTGCAACACTCAAGAAGAATTGTCTTCTATTTCTACAAACGAATTGAAAACATTATTACAGAATGACACAATTCAATTATTAGATATCAGAACTCCAGAAGAAGTAAAATTAGGGTCTATAGATAAAGCTAAGTTTGCTAATTTTTTTGATGATGATTTTGTGCAGCAAGTGTCAACTAAATTTGATATTGAGAAACCTATTTTCATTTATTGCAGATCAGGAAATAGAAGTGTAAAAGCCTCAAAATTACTAAAACCTAAAGGTTATGTTGTCATAAACGTTTTAGGTGGTTATAATAAATGGAGGGCAGAGAATAAATAG